A stretch of the Cyprinus carpio isolate SPL01 chromosome B4, ASM1834038v1, whole genome shotgun sequence genome encodes the following:
- the LOC109070636 gene encoding gastrula zinc finger protein XlCGF8.2DB-like, with translation MEFIKEESEDLKIEEAFRVKEEDTEEQTKMEFIKEESEETFKHEDTEEQTDLMLLKKESQELNETKDKVQYEKHHDFIPGENFSSSQTKKTLHKRAQKRGAISNFNCQYCGKSFNKKGNLVVHIRIHTGEKPYACQQCGKSFSKKEHLEYHKRIHTGEKPYTCQQCGRSFSIKGNLEYHKRIHTGEKPYTCPQCGIRFSKKTAFRRHIRIHTGEKPYTCQQCGRSFVKKTVFQRHMQIHTGDKPYRCKLCGNSFIQKGDLEIHTRIHTGEKPFTCTHCGRSFTRKQTLNAHIRIHTGEKPYTCQQCGRSFSLKGNLEYHKRIHTGEKPYTCPQCGKRFSKKTAFQMHIRIHTGEKPYNCQQCGKSFSQHGSLKGHMRIHTG, from the exons atggagtttattaaagaggagagtgaagacctgaagattgaagaagcattcagagTTAAAgaagaagatactgaggaacaaacaaagatggagtttattaaagaggagagtgaagaaacattcaaacatgaagatactgaggaacaaacag acCTGATGCTGCTGAAAAAGGAGAGTCAAGAACTGAATGAAACGAAAGACAAAGTTCAGTATGAGAAACATCATGATTTCATACCTGGAGAGAATTTTAGTTCCTCACAGACTAAAAAGACCTTACACAAAAGAGCTCAAAAGAGAGGAGCTATAAGTAATTTCAACTGCCAGtattgtggaaagagtttcaataaAAAAGGAAACCTTGTAGTCCATATTAGGATTCACACAGGAGAAAAGCCTTAcgcctgccaacaatgtggaaaaagtttctctAAAAAAGAACACCTTGAATACCAcaagagaattcacactggagagaaaccttacacctgccaacagtgtggaagaaGTTTCTCTATAAAAGGAAACCTTGAATACCAcaagagaattcacactggagagaaaccttacacttGCCCACAATGTGGAATACGTTTCAGTAAAAAAACAGCTTTTCGAAGGCACATAAGAATTCACAcgggagagaagccttacacctgccaacagtgtggaagaaGTTTCGTTAAAAAAACAGTCTTTCAAAGGCACATGCAAATTCATACTGGAGACAAGCCTTACAgatgcaaactgtgtggaaacaGTTTCATTCAAAAAGGAGACCTTGAAATCCACACGAgaatccacaccggagagaagcctttcacatgCACTCACTGTGGAAGGAGTTTTACACGTAAACAAACTCTTAATGCCCACATaagaattcacacaggagagaagccttacacctgccaacagtgtggaagaaGTTTCTCTTTAAAAGGAAACCTTGAATACCAcaagagaattcacactggagagaaaccttacacttGCCCACAATGTGGAAAACGTTTCAgtaaaaaaacagcttttcaaatgcacataagaattcacacgggagagaagccttacaactgccaacagtgtggaaagagtttctctcAACACGGAAGCCTCAAAggccacatgagaattcacactggataG
- the LOC109081140 gene encoding gastrula zinc finger protein XlCGF8.2DB-like, giving the protein MALKEKKVLNEIEEEDQYEILHDFTTGENKNLDVHKTINSMDSLFTCQQCGNSFTHKGSLYRHMRVHTGEKPYTCPRCGNHFTHKESLNRHMTIHTGEKPYMCPQCGKSFSDPGNLKVHMRVHTGEKPFICHWCGSSFSQHVNLEAHMRIHTGEKPFTCKQCGKSFNRKGNLNNHMSVHTGKKPFTCHLCRKGFKEKRNLYAHRRIHNMERFFTCLQCGKSFGHKGYLNRHIRTHTEEKPYTCSQCGKSFSQKRYLDVHMRIHT; this is encoded by the coding sequence ATGGCACTGAAAGAGAAGAAAGTACTTAATGAAATTGAAGAGGAAGATCAGTATGAGATTCTTCATGATTTCACAActggagaaaataaaaatcttgacgTCCACAAGACAATTAATTCTATGGACAGCCTttttacctgccaacagtgtggaaacagtttcacTCATAAAGGAAGCCTTTAcaggcacatgagagttcacactggagagaagccttacacatgccctcGGTGTGGAAACCATTTCACTCATAAAGAAAGCCTTAACAGGCACATgacaattcacactggagagaagccttacatgTGCccacagtgtggaaagagtttcagtgatcctggaaaccttaaagtccacatgagagttcacactggagaaaagcctttcatCTGCCACTGGTGTGGAAGTAGTTTCAGTCAACATGTAAATCTTGAAgctcacatgagaattcacactggagagaagcctttcacctgcaaacagtgtggaaaaagtttcaacaGAAAAGGAAATCTTAATAACCACATGAGTGTTCACACTGGAAAGAAACCCTTCACCTGCCATCTGTGTAGAAAAGGTTTTAAGGAAAAACGAAACCTTTATGCCCACAGGCGAATTCACAATATGGAGAGATTTTTTACCTGCctacagtgtggaaagagtttcggTCATAAAGGATACCTTAACAGGCACATAAGAACTCACACTGaggagaagccttacacatgctctcagtgtggaaagagtttcagtcaaAAACGATACCTTGAcgttcacatgagaattcacacttgA